One Polaribacter sp. SA4-12 genomic window carries:
- the gldK gene encoding type IX secretion system lipoprotein PorK/GldK — MKKAAIFALLIVVFYSCGSNDRGELVGVKSKKKWFSEKPFGTALIPGGSFTMGKQDQDIIGTMNAPTKTVTVRPYYMDETEVTNNEYKEFVVWVKDSIVRTRLGYQQEFAGMIGEPNADGTPLSGGIHDYAFAVADTTDANAYQKYMYDNYYSLGDGMDSIKPLNWDADIIWNKEEFPDVDYVEVMDSLYIPREEAVDGVRTFNTKFLKYRYSWFDRDNAARKGGNRKDFVKTEVLNIYPDTTVWVKDFNYSYNDPMHQDYFNHQSYGDYPVVGVTWGQANAFCNWRTKKKNDYLKRRKNATAVPDFRLPTEAEWEYAARGGLEFATYPWGTGGTTSDRGCFLANFKPVRGNYAVDGALYTMEAKSFNANDYGLYNMAGNVSEWTNSAYNLSSYQMASTMNPNVEDRKNKRKIIRGGSWKDVAYFLEVGSRDYEYADTARSYIGFRTVQNYIGTANK, encoded by the coding sequence ATGAAGAAAGCAGCAATATTTGCACTTTTAATAGTAGTTTTTTACAGTTGTGGCTCTAATGATAGAGGTGAGTTAGTAGGAGTAAAGTCTAAGAAAAAGTGGTTTTCAGAAAAACCATTTGGTACGGCTTTAATACCTGGGGGGTCATTTACAATGGGTAAGCAAGATCAAGATATTATTGGTACGATGAATGCTCCAACAAAAACTGTTACCGTTAGACCATATTATATGGACGAAACAGAGGTTACAAACAATGAATATAAAGAGTTTGTAGTTTGGGTAAAAGATTCTATTGTAAGAACTCGATTAGGGTATCAACAAGAATTTGCAGGAATGATTGGAGAGCCTAACGCAGATGGAACACCATTATCTGGTGGAATTCATGATTATGCCTTTGCTGTAGCAGACACAACAGATGCAAATGCGTATCAAAAATATATGTACGACAATTATTATAGCCTAGGTGATGGTATGGATTCTATAAAACCATTAAATTGGGATGCCGATATTATTTGGAATAAAGAAGAATTTCCTGATGTAGATTATGTAGAAGTTATGGATTCTTTATACATTCCTAGAGAAGAAGCTGTAGATGGAGTTAGAACATTTAATACAAAATTCTTAAAATATAGATATTCTTGGTTTGATAGAGATAATGCTGCTAGAAAAGGTGGTAATCGAAAAGATTTTGTTAAAACAGAGGTTTTAAATATTTACCCAGATACAACTGTTTGGGTAAAAGATTTTAACTATTCTTATAATGATCCAATGCACCAAGATTATTTTAATCACCAATCTTATGGAGATTATCCAGTAGTTGGTGTTACTTGGGGACAAGCAAATGCTTTTTGTAATTGGAGAACTAAAAAGAAAAACGATTATTTAAAACGTAGAAAAAATGCAACAGCCGTACCAGACTTTAGATTACCAACTGAAGCAGAATGGGAATATGCTGCCAGAGGAGGTTTAGAATTTGCAACATATCCTTGGGGAACTGGTGGTACAACTAGTGATAGAGGTTGTTTCTTAGCAAACTTTAAGCCTGTAAGAGGTAATTATGCAGTAGATGGAGCGCTTTATACTATGGAAGCTAAATCTTTTAACGCTAATGATTACGGTTTATATAATATGGCAGGGAACGTTTCTGAATGGACAAATTCTGCTTATAATTTATCTTCTTATCAGATGGCTTCTACAATGAATCCGAATGTTGAGGATAGAAAAAACAAAAGAAAAATAATACGTGGAGGTTCTTGGAAAGATGTTGCATACTTTTTAGAAGTAGGTTCTAGAGATTATGAATATGCAGATACAGCAAGAAGTTACATTGGTTTTAGAACCGTTCAGAATTACATTGGTACAGCAAATAAATAA
- a CDS encoding formimidoylglutamase, translated as MNQDFLTPVKESVVAHLAVQSNLCFGQIIRIHTEEEGFPDLENVQIAILGVQEDRNSENNFGCGEDLHFIRTKLYELFPGNWNAPIADLGNVLKGNSVSDTYFAVSEIITDLLKKNIIPVIIGGGQDITYVNYRAYDSLEQTVNIAAVDSRFDLGNLDDELSSQSYLSKIIMQEPNNLFNYSNVGYQTYFNSQEEIELLDSLFFDACRLGKAKELENIEPVFRNADIVSIDLGSVRQSEAPANNNASPNGFYGEEICAISRYAGLSDKVSSFGIYEYNSKLDNNHQTAHLIAQMIWYFIEGVNFRVKDYPFSGKENYQKFTVLLEDDDPLTFYKSNKSGRWWIEIKILSDNKYKRHALIPCTYSDYTDATKQIIPEKWYKAMRKLV; from the coding sequence ATGAACCAAGACTTCTTAACCCCTGTAAAAGAATCGGTTGTAGCGCATTTAGCGGTGCAGTCTAATTTGTGCTTTGGTCAAATAATTAGAATTCACACTGAAGAAGAAGGTTTTCCTGATTTAGAAAACGTTCAAATTGCAATTTTAGGAGTTCAAGAAGATCGGAATTCTGAAAATAATTTTGGTTGTGGAGAGGATTTGCATTTTATCCGCACAAAATTATATGAATTGTTTCCAGGCAACTGGAATGCTCCAATTGCTGATTTAGGAAATGTGTTAAAAGGGAATTCTGTTTCTGATACTTATTTTGCAGTTTCTGAAATTATAACAGATCTACTTAAGAAAAACATTATCCCAGTTATTATTGGTGGAGGTCAAGACATTACTTATGTAAATTACAGAGCTTACGATTCTTTAGAACAAACTGTAAATATTGCAGCTGTAGATAGTCGTTTCGATTTAGGTAATTTAGATGATGAATTATCATCTCAATCTTATTTAAGTAAAATAATTATGCAAGAACCAAACAACTTGTTTAATTATAGTAACGTTGGTTATCAGACTTATTTTAATTCACAAGAAGAAATTGAATTATTAGATAGTTTGTTTTTTGACGCTTGCAGATTAGGGAAAGCGAAAGAATTAGAAAATATTGAGCCGGTATTTAGAAATGCAGATATTGTTTCTATAGATTTAGGTTCTGTAAGACAAAGTGAAGCTCCTGCCAACAATAATGCTTCTCCAAATGGATTTTATGGAGAAGAAATTTGTGCAATTTCAAGGTATGCAGGTTTAAGTGATAAAGTATCTTCTTTTGGAATTTATGAATATAATTCTAAGTTAGATAACAATCACCAAACGGCACATTTAATTGCTCAAATGATTTGGTACTTTATTGAGGGAGTTAATTTTAGAGTAAAAGATTATCCGTTTTCAGGAAAGGAAAATTATCAAAAATTTACAGTTTTATTAGAAGATGATGATCCTTTAACATTTTATAAAAGTAATAAATCTGGAAGATGGTGGATAGAGATAAAAATATTATCGGATAATAAATACAAAAGACATGCGTTAATACCATGTACTTATAGTGACTACACCGATGCAACAAAGCAAATTATTCCTGAGAAATGGTATAAAGCGATGCGAAAATTAGTGTAA
- the topA gene encoding type I DNA topoisomerase, which produces MAKNLVIVESPAKAKTIEKFLGKDFQVESSYGHIADLPSKELGIDVEGDFSPKYIISDDKKPVVKKLKALAKKADIVWLASDEDREGEAIAWHLKEQLGLKEENTKRIVFHEITKKAILNAVENPRDIDYNMVNAQQARRVLDRLVGYELSPVLWRKVKGGLSAGRVQSVAVRLIVEKERSIYEFNSETHYKVVAEFCNVEGKKFKASIPKNFDSKKSAEDFLNSCSDADFSIAELTKKPAKKSPAAPFTTSTLQQEASRKLGFPVAKTMQVAQRLYEAGLITYMRTDSVNLSVDARDAAEEEITNYYGKEYSKQRVFKSKSKGAQEAHEAIRPTNMKMHSVDTEYDQTRLYDLIWKRTLASQMSDAQLERTNFKIENSKNSKIFTANGEMIKFEGFLKVYLEGNDNEDEEQAGMLPTLKVGEHLDYTFINATQRFTSPPYRFTEASLVKQLEELGIGRPSTYAPTISTVQRRGYVEKGEDEGLERDYEQMILSAGAVKSQMLTEKTGSNKNKLIPTDIGNIVNDFLVANFSNVLDFGFTAKVESSFDDISHGDEDWIEMIKGFYTKFHDTVEDVKENADRESGERILGKHPETGKTVLVRLGKFGPIAQIGAPEDEEKVFASLNKDQHLGTITMEEALELFLLPKTLGGYEDEEVIVSNGRFGPYIRFGTMFVSLEKGENPMEVDLPRAIELIVAKQKADAPIYHYEDLPVQKGVGRFGPFLKWNNIFINVNKKYDFDNLTDDDIIELIEVKKQKEIDKVLHNWEDVGIRVEKARWGRFNVLKGKIKIELPKTTEIEKMTKEEAVKMIEAKTPKKKVAKKKAVKKKTTAKKTTKKK; this is translated from the coding sequence ATGGCAAAGAATTTAGTAATTGTAGAGTCACCAGCAAAAGCAAAAACCATCGAGAAATTTCTTGGAAAAGATTTTCAAGTAGAATCTAGTTATGGTCATATTGCAGACTTACCATCCAAAGAATTGGGTATTGATGTAGAAGGAGATTTTAGTCCAAAATATATTATTTCAGACGATAAAAAACCAGTTGTAAAGAAGCTAAAAGCTTTAGCGAAAAAAGCAGACATTGTTTGGTTAGCGAGTGATGAGGATAGAGAGGGTGAAGCAATTGCTTGGCATTTGAAAGAACAATTAGGTTTAAAAGAAGAGAATACAAAACGTATTGTTTTTCATGAAATTACTAAGAAAGCCATATTAAATGCAGTCGAAAATCCTAGAGATATAGACTATAATATGGTAAACGCACAACAAGCACGTAGAGTTTTAGACAGACTTGTTGGATATGAACTATCTCCAGTTTTATGGAGAAAAGTTAAAGGAGGTTTATCTGCAGGAAGAGTGCAATCTGTTGCTGTTAGATTAATTGTAGAAAAAGAAAGAAGTATTTACGAATTTAATTCTGAGACACATTATAAGGTTGTTGCTGAATTTTGTAATGTAGAAGGAAAAAAGTTTAAAGCTTCAATTCCTAAGAATTTTGATTCTAAAAAATCTGCTGAAGATTTCTTAAATTCATGTTCTGATGCAGATTTTTCTATTGCTGAATTAACAAAGAAACCAGCAAAAAAATCTCCAGCAGCGCCATTTACAACTTCAACATTACAACAAGAAGCTTCTCGTAAATTAGGTTTTCCGGTTGCTAAAACAATGCAAGTTGCACAACGTTTGTATGAAGCCGGTTTAATTACTTATATGAGAACGGATAGTGTAAACTTATCTGTTGATGCAAGAGATGCAGCTGAAGAAGAAATTACAAATTACTACGGAAAAGAATATAGTAAACAACGTGTTTTTAAGTCGAAATCTAAAGGAGCTCAAGAAGCCCATGAAGCGATTAGACCTACAAATATGAAAATGCATTCTGTTGATACTGAATATGATCAAACTAGATTGTATGATTTAATTTGGAAAAGAACATTGGCTTCTCAAATGAGTGATGCTCAGTTAGAGAGAACTAATTTTAAGATAGAAAATTCTAAAAATTCAAAAATCTTCACTGCAAATGGTGAAATGATAAAGTTTGAAGGGTTCTTAAAAGTGTATTTAGAAGGAAATGATAATGAAGATGAAGAGCAAGCAGGAATGTTACCAACGTTAAAAGTTGGTGAACATTTAGATTATACTTTTATAAATGCTACTCAGAGATTTACAAGTCCGCCTTACCGTTTTACAGAAGCTTCTTTGGTAAAACAATTAGAAGAATTAGGTATTGGTAGGCCGTCTACATACGCGCCAACAATTTCTACAGTACAAAGAAGAGGTTATGTAGAAAAAGGAGAAGATGAAGGTCTGGAGAGAGATTATGAACAAATGATTTTATCTGCAGGAGCTGTAAAAAGCCAAATGTTGACAGAAAAAACAGGTTCTAATAAAAATAAATTAATTCCTACAGATATTGGAAATATTGTGAACGACTTTTTAGTTGCAAACTTTTCTAATGTTTTAGATTTTGGGTTTACAGCTAAAGTAGAATCTTCTTTTGATGATATTTCTCATGGTGATGAAGATTGGATAGAAATGATAAAAGGTTTCTATACAAAGTTTCATGATACTGTAGAAGATGTTAAAGAAAATGCAGATAGAGAAAGTGGAGAACGTATTTTAGGAAAACATCCAGAAACTGGGAAAACAGTTTTAGTTCGTCTTGGTAAATTTGGACCAATTGCACAAATTGGAGCGCCAGAAGATGAAGAAAAAGTATTTGCTAGTTTAAATAAAGATCAGCATTTAGGAACAATTACAATGGAAGAGGCATTAGAATTGTTCTTGCTTCCAAAAACATTAGGAGGATATGAAGATGAGGAAGTAATCGTTTCTAACGGACGTTTTGGGCCTTATATTCGTTTCGGAACTATGTTTGTTTCTTTGGAAAAAGGAGAAAACCCAATGGAGGTTGATTTGCCTAGAGCAATAGAATTAATTGTTGCTAAACAAAAAGCAGACGCACCAATTTATCATTACGAAGATTTACCTGTACAGAAAGGTGTTGGACGTTTTGGACCATTTTTAAAATGGAATAATATTTTTATCAACGTAAATAAAAAATACGATTTTGATAATCTTACTGATGATGATATTATTGAATTAATTGAAGTTAAAAAACAGAAAGAGATAGATAAAGTTCTTCACAATTGGGAAGATGTTGGTATCCGTGTTGAAAAAGCAAGATGGGGACGGTTTAATGTTTTAAAAGGGAAAATCAAAATTGAGTTGCCAAAAACAACTGAAATTGAGAAAATGACCAAAGAAGAGGCTGTTAAAATGATTGAAGCAAAAACTCCAAAGAAAAAGGTTGCAAAGAAAAAAGCCGTAAAGAAGAAAACTACTGCTAAAAAAACAACGAAAAAGAAGTAG
- the miaB gene encoding tRNA (N6-isopentenyl adenosine(37)-C2)-methylthiotransferase MiaB has product MEHVEKIIDDKIQGKALVTENKKQNTKKLFIESYGCQMNMNDSEIVAAILDKQGYNTTQVLEEADLVLVNTCSIREKAETTIRKRLQKYNAVKQVNKNMKVGVLGCMAERLKEKFLEEEKIVDLVVGPDAYKDLPNLLQEVNEGRDAVNVILSKEETYGDIAPVRLNSNGVTAFVSITRGCDNMCTFCVVPFTRGRERSRDPKSVLEEIQSMVDQNYKEITLLGQNVDSFLWYGGGLKKDFNKATEMAQATAVNFAQLLDMCATQFPKTRFRFATSNPQDISLDVIYTMAKHKNICKYLHLPVQSGSNNMLKAMNRQHTREEYITLIDNIFKIVPEMSLSQDMIVGFCGETEEDHQDTLDLMKYVKYDFGFMFTYSERPGTLAAKKMEDDVPHAVKKRRLQEIIDLQQEHALYRTQQHLGKTEEFLIEGTSKKNPNEWKGRNTQNTVAVFAKGDYKLGDFVMVKVEDCTSATLKGTAVGYSDNN; this is encoded by the coding sequence ATGGAACACGTAGAAAAAATCATAGACGACAAAATACAAGGAAAGGCTCTTGTAACTGAAAATAAAAAACAAAACACTAAAAAATTATTCATTGAAAGCTATGGCTGTCAAATGAATATGAACGATAGTGAGATTGTTGCTGCTATATTAGATAAACAAGGTTATAACACAACTCAAGTGCTTGAAGAAGCAGATTTGGTATTAGTTAACACTTGCTCAATTAGAGAAAAAGCAGAAACAACTATTCGTAAAAGATTACAAAAATACAACGCTGTAAAACAAGTAAATAAAAATATGAAAGTTGGCGTTTTAGGTTGTATGGCCGAACGTTTAAAAGAAAAATTCTTAGAAGAAGAAAAAATCGTAGACTTAGTTGTTGGTCCAGATGCTTATAAAGACTTACCAAATTTATTGCAAGAAGTTAATGAAGGTAGAGATGCAGTAAATGTAATTTTATCAAAAGAAGAAACATATGGAGATATTGCTCCTGTAAGATTAAATTCTAACGGAGTTACAGCATTTGTTTCTATTACAAGAGGTTGTGACAATATGTGTACTTTTTGTGTGGTTCCTTTTACTCGTGGACGCGAAAGAAGTCGTGATCCAAAGAGTGTTTTAGAGGAAATTCAATCTATGGTTGACCAAAATTATAAAGAAATTACACTTTTAGGCCAAAATGTAGATAGCTTTTTATGGTATGGAGGTGGTCTTAAAAAAGATTTTAATAAAGCAACAGAAATGGCACAAGCAACTGCTGTAAATTTTGCTCAGTTGTTAGATATGTGTGCTACTCAATTTCCTAAAACACGTTTTCGTTTTGCAACGTCTAACCCTCAAGATATTAGTTTAGATGTAATTTACACAATGGCAAAACACAAGAATATCTGTAAATATCTTCATTTACCTGTTCAAAGTGGAAGTAACAATATGCTAAAAGCGATGAACAGACAACATACGCGTGAAGAATACATTACATTAATTGACAATATTTTTAAGATTGTTCCAGAAATGTCTTTATCACAAGATATGATTGTTGGTTTTTGTGGAGAAACAGAAGAAGATCATCAAGACACTTTAGATTTGATGAAATATGTAAAGTATGACTTCGGTTTTATGTTTACATATTCTGAAAGACCAGGAACTTTAGCTGCTAAAAAAATGGAAGATGATGTTCCTCATGCAGTAAAAAAACGCAGATTACAAGAAATTATCGACCTACAACAAGAACACGCTTTATATAGAACACAACAACATTTAGGTAAAACAGAAGAATTTTTAATTGAAGGTACTTCTAAGAAAAACCCAAATGAATGGAAAGGTAGAAATACACAAAATACCGTTGCGGTTTTTGCAAAAGGCGATTATAAATTAGGTGATTTTGTAATGGTAAAAGTAGAAGATTGTACATCGGCAACCTTAAAAGGAACTGCTGTTGGGTATTCTGATAATAATTAG
- the groL gene encoding chaperonin GroEL (60 kDa chaperone family; promotes refolding of misfolded polypeptides especially under stressful conditions; forms two stacked rings of heptamers to form a barrel-shaped 14mer; ends can be capped by GroES; misfolded proteins enter the barrel where they are refolded when GroES binds): MAKDIKFDIEARDGLKRGVDALANAVKVTLGPKGRNVIISKSFGAPTVTKDGVSVAKEIELENPLENMGAQMVKEVASKTNDLAGDGTTTATVLAQAIVKEGLKNVAAGANPMDLKRGIDKAVAAIVIDLEKQAEKVGNSSEKIKQVAAISANNDNTIGELIATAFTKVGKEGVITVEEAKGMETYVDVVEGMQFDRGYLSPYFVTDADKMIADLENPYILLFDKKISNLNEILPILEPVSQSGRPLLIIAEDVDGQALATLVVNKLRGGLKIAAVKAPGFGDRRKAMLEDIAILTGGTVISEERGFSLENATLDLLGTAETITVDKDNTTIVNGSGNADAIKTRVNQIKAQIETTTSDYDKEKLQERLAKLAGGVAVLYVGAASEVEMKEKKDRVDDALHATRAAVEEGIVAGGGVALVRAKIVLEKITTDNLDETTGVQIINKAIEAPLRIIVENAGGEGSVVLNKVLEGKKDFGYDAKSDKYVDMLEAGIIDPKKVTRVALENAASVAGMILTTECALIDIKEDAAAGMPPMGGGMPGMM; encoded by the coding sequence ATGGCAAAAGATATAAAATTTGATATTGAAGCAAGAGACGGATTAAAACGTGGAGTTGATGCTTTAGCAAATGCAGTAAAAGTAACATTAGGACCAAAAGGAAGAAACGTGATTATTTCTAAATCTTTTGGAGCCCCAACTGTAACTAAAGATGGTGTTTCTGTTGCAAAAGAAATAGAATTAGAAAACCCTTTAGAAAACATGGGTGCTCAAATGGTAAAAGAAGTTGCTTCTAAAACCAATGATTTAGCTGGTGATGGTACTACAACAGCTACTGTTCTTGCGCAAGCAATTGTAAAAGAAGGATTAAAAAATGTTGCTGCTGGTGCAAATCCAATGGATTTAAAACGAGGAATAGACAAAGCAGTTGCTGCTATTGTTATTGATTTAGAAAAGCAAGCTGAAAAGGTTGGTAACTCATCAGAAAAGATAAAACAAGTTGCTGCTATTTCTGCAAACAACGATAACACAATTGGTGAATTAATCGCTACTGCTTTTACCAAAGTTGGTAAAGAAGGTGTTATCACTGTTGAGGAAGCTAAAGGAATGGAAACGTATGTTGATGTTGTAGAAGGTATGCAATTTGACAGAGGTTATTTATCTCCTTATTTTGTTACAGATGCAGACAAAATGATTGCTGATTTAGAAAATCCATATATTTTATTATTTGATAAAAAGATTTCTAACCTAAATGAAATTCTTCCAATTTTAGAACCTGTTTCTCAATCTGGAAGACCTTTATTAATTATTGCTGAAGATGTTGATGGACAAGCATTAGCTACTTTAGTTGTAAATAAATTAAGAGGTGGATTAAAAATTGCTGCTGTAAAAGCTCCAGGTTTTGGAGACAGAAGAAAAGCAATGTTAGAAGATATCGCTATTTTAACTGGAGGAACTGTAATTTCTGAAGAAAGAGGATTTTCATTAGAAAATGCAACTTTAGACCTTTTAGGAACTGCTGAAACAATTACTGTTGATAAAGACAATACTACAATTGTAAATGGTTCTGGTAATGCAGATGCTATTAAAACAAGAGTAAACCAAATTAAAGCACAAATAGAAACTACAACTTCTGATTACGACAAAGAAAAACTACAAGAACGTTTAGCTAAGTTAGCTGGTGGTGTTGCCGTTTTATATGTTGGTGCTGCTTCTGAAGTAGAAATGAAAGAGAAGAAAGATAGAGTTGATGATGCATTACACGCAACTCGTGCTGCTGTTGAAGAAGGTATTGTTGCTGGTGGTGGTGTTGCTTTAGTGAGAGCTAAAATAGTATTAGAGAAAATTACTACTGATAATTTAGACGAAACTACTGGTGTACAAATTATTAATAAAGCTATTGAAGCTCCATTAAGAATTATTGTTGAGAATGCTGGTGGTGAAGGTTCTGTAGTTTTAAATAAAGTTTTAGAAGGTAAAAAAGACTTTGGTTATGATGCAAAATCAGACAAATATGTAGACATGTTAGAAGCAGGAATTATTGATCCTAAAAAAGTTACTAGAGTTGCATTAGAAAATGCTGCTTCTGTTGCTGGAATGATTCTTACAACTGAATGTGCACTAATCGATATTAAAGAAGATGCTGCTGCAGGAATGCCTCCAATGGGTGGTGGTATGCCAGGAATGATGTAA
- a CDS encoding co-chaperone GroES, giving the protein MGLNIKPLADRVLVEPAPAETKTASGLIIPDNAKEKPQKGTVVAVGNGKVDEPLTVKVGDTVLYSKYGGTDLKLEGKDYLMMRESDILAII; this is encoded by the coding sequence ATGGGATTAAACATAAAACCTTTAGCAGACAGAGTTCTTGTAGAACCTGCACCAGCAGAAACAAAAACAGCATCTGGATTAATTATACCAGATAATGCAAAAGAAAAACCACAAAAAGGAACTGTTGTTGCAGTTGGAAACGGTAAAGTTGACGAACCTTTAACTGTAAAAGTTGGTGACACTGTTTTGTATAGCAAATATGGTGGTACAGATTTAAAGCTAGAAGGAAAAGATTATTTAATGATGCGTGAATCTGATATTCTTGCAATTATATAA
- the secG gene encoding preprotein translocase subunit SecG: protein MSYTAFLILILIVAIALILIVMVQNPKGGGLSSSFGGGGGASLGGVQNTNNFLDRTTWTLAIAMFVLILLANFAIPRGGDNNFKLDNTLDGIETTAPVETTTPSTNDSLK from the coding sequence ATGAGTTACACAGCGTTTTTAATTCTAATTTTGATTGTAGCCATTGCATTAATCTTAATAGTGATGGTACAAAATCCTAAAGGTGGAGGATTATCTTCTTCTTTTGGAGGTGGTGGTGGAGCATCATTAGGTGGTGTGCAAAACACAAACAACTTTTTAGACAGAACAACTTGGACTTTAGCAATTGCTATGTTTGTATTAATTTTATTAGCAAATTTTGCAATTCCAAGAGGTGGAGACAACAACTTTAAATTAGACAATACTTTAGATGGTATTGAAACTACTGCTCCTGTTGAAACAACAACTCCTTCAACTAACGATAGTTTAAAATAA
- a CDS encoding sigma 54-interacting transcriptional regulator: MENLQALKQRFGIIGNDIHLNRALEKAVRVAPTDISVLVTGESGVGKENIPKIIHSLSHRKHAKYIAVNCGAIPEGTIDSELFGHEKGSFTGATQDRKGYFEVADGGTIFLDEVGELPLTTQVRLLRVLENGEFIKVGSSKVIKSNVRIVAATNVNMQSAIQKERFREDLYYRLSTVEIHLPALREREEDIHLLFRKFAADFAQKYRMPSIRLDEKAVKILLNYRFPGNIRQLKNLAEQISVIEEERIVSAVKLQQYLPNNNGNLPAVIGGKKDNDFSTERDIMYKILFDMRNDINDLKKLTLDLMKSGNVEEVQAENHQLIEKIYGEKEEIDNNVEVLNIPQNASAEKDYDFIETIEEDESLSLQDKEIEMIKKSLEKNSNKRKLAAKELGISERTLYRKIKQYDL, from the coding sequence ATGGAAAACTTACAAGCATTAAAACAACGTTTTGGAATTATCGGTAACGATATTCACTTAAACCGTGCTTTAGAAAAAGCAGTAAGAGTTGCTCCTACTGATATTTCTGTTTTAGTTACTGGAGAAAGTGGAGTTGGTAAAGAAAATATTCCTAAAATAATACATTCATTATCACACAGAAAACATGCAAAATACATTGCAGTAAACTGTGGTGCAATTCCTGAAGGAACAATTGATAGTGAGTTATTTGGACATGAAAAAGGTTCATTTACAGGCGCAACACAAGACAGAAAAGGATATTTTGAAGTTGCTGATGGAGGAACTATCTTTTTAGATGAAGTTGGTGAATTGCCATTAACAACTCAAGTACGTTTATTACGTGTTTTAGAAAATGGTGAATTCATAAAAGTAGGTTCTTCTAAAGTAATAAAAAGCAATGTTAGAATTGTAGCTGCAACAAATGTAAATATGCAATCTGCTATTCAAAAAGAACGTTTTAGAGAAGATTTATATTACCGATTAAGTACTGTAGAAATTCATTTACCAGCATTAAGAGAGCGTGAAGAAGATATTCATTTATTATTTAGAAAATTTGCTGCAGATTTTGCTCAAAAATACAGAATGCCTTCTATTCGCTTAGATGAAAAAGCTGTGAAAATATTATTGAACTATCGTTTTCCAGGAAACATCCGTCAGTTAAAAAACTTAGCTGAACAAATCTCTGTTATTGAAGAAGAAAGAATTGTTTCTGCTGTTAAATTACAACAATACTTACCAAATAACAATGGTAATTTACCTGCTGTAATTGGTGGCAAGAAAGACAATGATTTTTCTACGGAACGTGACATTATGTATAAAATATTATTTGATATGCGTAATGACATCAACGATTTAAAAAAGTTGACGTTAGATTTAATGAAGAGTGGAAATGTAGAAGAAGTACAAGCAGAAAATCACCAATTGATTGAAAAAATCTACGGAGAAAAAGAGGAAATAGACAATAATGTAGAAGTATTGAATATTCCTCAAAATGCATCCGCAGAAAAAGATTATGATTTTATTGAGACTATCGAAGAAGACGAATCTTTATCTTTACAAGACAAAGAAATTGAAATGATTAAAAAATCTTTAGAAAAAAACAGTAACAAACGTAAACTTGCTGCTAAAGAACTAGGTATTTCAGAAAGAACATTATACCGAAAAATTAAACAATACGATTTGTAA
- a CDS encoding LptE family protein, giving the protein MKKLLFITFLSISSILMISCKSWPYSMTGGSTGDAKTLQIDFFKNQAPLVEPGLSQLFTIEMLDLFTRQTNLTTVTSNGDLYFSGEITGYRITPMSATADQKAAQNRLTITVNVRFVNKLIEKDDFEKQFSFYSDYGATEQLTGSVLETALDEIIERITQDIFNASVAKW; this is encoded by the coding sequence ATGAAAAAACTATTATTTATAACATTCCTTTCTATCAGTTCTATATTAATGATTTCTTGCAAATCATGGCCATATTCTATGACAGGAGGAAGTACAGGAGATGCAAAAACACTTCAAATAGATTTCTTCAAAAATCAGGCCCCTTTAGTTGAACCAGGTCTAAGCCAGCTATTCACAATAGAAATGCTTGATTTATTTACAAGACAAACTAATTTAACAACCGTAACTTCTAACGGAGATTTATACTTTAGCGGAGAAATAACAGGTTATAGGATTACCCCAATGAGTGCAACTGCGGATCAAAAGGCTGCGCAAAACAGACTTACAATTACTGTAAATGTTCGTTTTGTAAATAAATTAATTGAGAAAGATGATTTTGAAAAACAATTTTCTTTTTATTCAGATTACGGAGCTACTGAACAACTTACTGGTAGTGTTCTAGAAACAGCTTTAGATGAAATTATAGAAAGAATAACACAAGATATCTTTAACGCTTCAGTTGCAAAATGGTAG